The Setaria italica strain Yugu1 chromosome VIII, Setaria_italica_v2.0, whole genome shotgun sequence genome includes the window AAATAGTACTCCCTatatcctaaattactattcattttagcttttctagatataaaGCTTTTGCTACGCTAGATCCATATAAAAAATTTTGTATCTAGAAAACACAAAATGAATACTAATTTTGCATCTACTCACTGGTCGCCGCAGCAACCACATATATCCCCTCGAAATTTCCGCACGAATCCTCCTCCCGCGCAAACTGACGGAGCACACTAGCGATAAAAACGGATGGGAACAGGCGGGAAAACCTCTAAACCATGTCCCGTACCATATTTTTTCACCGATAACGATAACGGGAGTAGGATAGCCGGTAACATGATAGGAAGCGGGATAAACCGGTATACGGAAACGGCGgagggaccggcgggcggcagcgcccAGGGTCCGACCGGTCAGGGCCCAGGGGCGTGGCACGGCCTGCGAGGCCGCTTGCGCCTTCGCGCCAACACCCGACGCTGACGAGCTGGAGCCTGGCCGGCTGGCCTCTACCGTACCGTTACCGGGTTTTACCAGCATGTTCCTGTTTACCTCCAAATACAGGATAAAAACGGTAAAACGGGCGAGTGGTAATGGGATTTTATCCGTTTTCATCGCTAGAGCACACAACTATTGTAAGCTAGCATACACCACCACTGGCGGCATTGGGCAACAAAAGCGCAGAAGCTTCGCATGTCCTATGTGGCAGGCCCTCATTGGCTGCACACCTGCTTGCCACGCTCATCAACAAGCTTGACGTTGCTCTAATCCTCAAACGTAGAAAATTACACACTCAATTCAAAGGGAACACACCAATGTGACCTGTCGTTGGTCCGAATTTGAACAGAACCATAAGAATTTGCGTTGAATACGTCTGACGTCTCTGTCTCGAAGCAAAGGATACGATGGTAATATAGCTGAGGGGGAGCGGCGGATACGGTGAGTGGCCTCGGTCCACTTTCCTCATCCCCTTCCTTCCCCAAAGCAGCCGCCGGCGAGAGGAACCCTAGATCCCGACTCCATGGATCCCAAACCTAGATCCCTTTCCTTCCCGTGGGCTCCCGCCCTCCCCTCCTGGCAAATCCTCGACCGCTTCATCCACCGCACCGACCGGGACGTGGAGGACGAAGCGGACGGCACAGCGTCGGAGATCTCCTACACCTGCACCGACAGGCCCATCCGCGCCTCCATCCGGGTCGCCGACTCTCCCGCGGTGTCCCGCCTGTACCTCGACTGGCCGAGCAGGGCGGAGTTCGAAGGCCGCCTGCGGGAGCCATGCGTGATTGCCGCCCACAACCACTCCATCCTCTTCAGGGCAATCGTGCCCCTGGAGGATCCAATGTGCTGCAAGGACACCGCCAGCTTCCCCATCGACATGTTCGTCTACTCGGCCTTCTCGTCGCCTCCGTCGCTCCATCGGCTTCGCACTTGTTTCATCGGTGGCGTCAACAACCCCGATGAGGACATTTACTACAAGCCGTACCAGCGCTGGCAGCAGAGACTCATGGCGGAGGACCAAATCGGCCTCCTGTGCCACGGCAGCGAAGGCGGGTTCACGGTCGTGGATTTCACCAACTTGGACCCGGAAGGCGAGCTCTGCCTGCTGCACCACCCTGCACTTCCTGCTTCTGCCTCGCACAAGAacactgaagaagaagaagcagactGGATGATTAAGAAGGTGCGGTTACCCCCGGGCCCCAATTTTCGCTGTTGGATCACTGACGCCATCATCCCCCTCCATGGACGCTACTTGTGCTGGGTTGACAACTACCAGGGCATACTTGTTGTTGACGTCCTCCGTGCCAGCAACAAGAGCATCACAGATCAGCTGCTCCATTACATCCCGCTGCCTGACGAAGCTTTGCAATCTGACCGCCGCCCACATCCCGATGGAGACTGCCCTGACAGAGCTCGATGTGTCTGCGTCACTGCTGATTTCACGCTCAAACTCGTCTGCGTTACCACCCGTAAAGCCAACCGAGCGCGCTCTCCTTTCACAATAAGATCATGGACATTGCCTAACTTCTACCGAAGTGGGCAATGGTACAGAGGTCACACCATGGAGGCAGCCGAGTTCTGGGGTCTTTACAATGGCCAGAGCCTTCCACGGGTGAAGCCTTGGTATCCTCTGGTTAGCTTGGTAAATCCAAATGAATTCTGCTTCCTGTTGAAGGAGGACCACACCACTTACTGGATAATTGAAGTCGACATGGGGAACAAGATGCTCAAGTCATCCGCCATCTATATcaatgaagaggaagaagggtgcacCACTGACAGGCCTAGGGCTCGCAGGATCGTCTTTGATGGACACTCCTTCATCCCTAGCAGAATCTCCTATTACCTGGGCATGGATGATGCCAACAAAAGGTAACTTTACATCTTCTTTACTTTGTCATTTGTTTACGCCTTGTGGCTTATCGTTTCTGCACTTCCAGTCTTTAAACTATTTTTTACTACATTTATCGTGTTTAGCAGCCTCTAGctagtgcatttttttttgtacaTTTTGAAGCATGAGGAGGACACGATGGGGGATGTAGTGTAGGTGATTAGCATATTGAAACGTAgcaaatcttcttctttttttggtttGAGTTAAATTAATGGCCAACCTATCTCTGAACAGTATGTAGTTTGATGTGTTGATACATAAACCCTTCCTAATCATTCCTCTAAATATCCATTCAACTGTTTCTTGGTATTGTACATTGTAATTTTTATCCCATCAATCTTATCTGGAGTAAATTCAGACAGGCAGACTATCGTCTAGTAGCAAATTTATTGTTTTATCAGCTGGATGCTGGCTCTTAGATTGTCGAAGCACCCCCACATCATCATTAAGCAGTTTGAGTGTACCTGGTATACTTATGCCCCCCTACGTGCTAAGTTAGAATTATATTGTCTAAATCTATGTGATAAATTATGCCGAACTATTTTCTTCTGTGGTGGATAATCCAACCACATAATCATGTCCACCTAGTTAATAAACGGCAGCTGAATCGGATCTCTGTCTGATTAACCCACAAGAACCCAGCAGGCAGCCATCTCGGAAAGATACATCCTGTTATATATTACTGTCGCTGTGAATTAATGAACTAGTGCTTGTTGtctacctttttctttttcatgtgATCGGGAACTAGTTGCATTGCGGGATTAGCCTTGTGactatttcttctttttgtgcAGTCAGGAACTAAGTGAAATGATGCAGAAGGCAAAGCAGCGCAGGGTTGCGCAAAAGAAGAGTCAGTTGGAAGTGGAGCAAGCCGAATCGAAGGAGCATGTTGCTGAATCGAAGGCAGCCAAATGCCGTGCTTGAGCATGGGTAATCGAAGGAGCATGTTGCTGAATCGAAGGCAGCCGTGCTTGAGCATGGGTTGGTGGTGATAGTCGAGGAAGTGACAAACTATCGCCTTACAATTATTTCAAGTAGTATATTACTGCCAATGGCTTATGTTTGGTGTGATGGACTTTGAACACCTCTACAGGCCACAGAGCCCATAGTGGTGGTGCTTGCTGTTTAAGAACTACTAATTTATTAGCTGTAGCATGTGAGAGAGCAgttgtgtcgttgtcaagatgagcggatcaagactacagctagtaaatttcttttatgcgcgtaaggcttcggatggtagCGTGAAAGAACACAGGATTAGActagttcgggcaaggaaagccctacatccagtgtGAGGAGTTGCTCATGTTGCTCACgcaaggtctgtagtagggtttacaaacgggcgagagagggaactggtccgcagtctcttgggtgtgcactgatgctcgtgaggtgggtgtgtgtgttctgttggcttttTTCCCTCCTCTGTCTCGGCCCCTGGTTCttcttttatagcgcaaggagggtttagggttacaggtgagacagGGTGTCTtgaagaagtaaaagagataagctaagtaaaataagatacaaggagaaggaccaagtccccgggtcgccgcctcctgctccggccttcggctcctgtcagcgcagcCACCGGAGGAGGACGGCTGCCGCCGGATCCTATCGCCAGTCCTCCGGgcgaccgtcgccgccgggcatgatgatggtgtccggtcgtggcaactgtgcacgttgggggagacggctgacccctgttgtcctgcttacgtcctgtggaacacggacgtcatgtccctgtcgccggatacgcTGGGCACGAGAATGGGTGGcactccctcctgtgccgggcggcgcatgctatgagtgccctatggcaaATCAGGGGGAGCCGCAGCCATTGTAGCATGTGCGGTCGTGCCTACAGTGTTctgcccgggtacttgtggcgggtcacgtcgaggggcgcaggtggctttctgcgcgccagagccgcgtcgcatttatgacaagatcggtgaggggcccacgagatccgcgccctcgtctgccACCCCGCGCCTGACGCGGACCCTTATCTTGTGAGCCCGGTTGAGTCCGACCCTCTACGcccagggtcaggcgaggtggagccttgcggcgaggggtcgggcgcacccgaccttgggaccgtgggtcgggcgaggcggagtttcaccatcgaggggtcgggagtgtccgaccccggggccctgggtcgggcgagatggagcggGATGTTCCCTGCCCACGTTGGGTCAGCGGTAATCATCATTATCGCagttgggcctgggccttcatgattgttgatttaaggggcattaggaggtcgttaatatttccccccaacagtagcccccaagcctgtcGTGGAGCGAGGATGCTCCTCCATAGGCTGCTTTCATTGTTCGTCGGGGATCTCTGCTCGTCATGCAAGCTGCAGTTaatcagggatagggagtgttgtttgCTCGGCTTGGCTGGGGAGATTGATCAGGCATGGTGTCCTATGGATGACTCGGCGCGGGAGGATTCCTTATTGTTCCGTAGGGCACTCCCGCCTCGAGACCTAAAATCGCGACCATTCACGTCgtcattggttgcgatgctagcccccgagcccccatgcgttgcaggagaccggtcgggaggctagatcgacttttgatcgttacccctcaagcgtccgttcgctgagacGTTGGGGGTGAgtcgtgccacgctatcctcgccggacgaaccgtggtgctcgttgagctgcaaacgggtcgATTCGAGTGGGGTCTCGGTCCCCATTCGGGGGGGTCCGgttcgggccaagctggtggcatacCCCAGATTCCGACCGGCCATTTCATATAGTTCCTGGGTCCGTTCATTCGGattcgggggctcgttgcctttcttcgaggaaaaaccatgaactttgatgctagtccggactcgaacgtgaggtcgggatgcCCTAGGCTGTCGTACGcccgggtgatggccgctagcagacccgtcccttctcacccctcacTCGGGGTTATCCTGGGGCGGCTGTTGAACCCGTAAAGGGCCAACCtttgaacccctggaccgtaatgggccgtaggggcgttttcagccctgtatccctttcttaccctttggtgggccttgggccggacatggaggaggttgtgcgcgTGCGTTCCCTGGGAGGCGAAGTGGCGGAAGGTGCCGACCCGCAAAACGAGGGAAGAGTGGATGTTTTCCTGCAGAAGGTCGTGCACACGAGTTCCCAAAAAGGTGGGCGTGATGGAgcgtacctggcgctgcattAATTGCGATGGGGCCACCTGTTTCCCTTCCCACGTGCCCCCTATAAGACGGGGAGGGGGCTACCTCGCCGATTCTGCCCACACTTGTTCTCAAAGGTTTTCACCTTCTCGCGCGCGCTTCACCTTCCTTCTCGCCGTTCACCTTCCTCCGCCTAGCGCAGCAGCCTCCCTCGCCCCTCGCTGTCGAGTCTTCCACTCTTTGGTGATGGATTCATGGTCGCGTTCGAGCTTCAGTTCCTCATGCGCCAATGGCCTcatgaggaagggcctcctctgcgagaggaccaCGAGGGACGAGTGGCGGTTTCCCGGGGATGAAGATGTGCCGAATCCGGGCAGCGGCTACGTCGTCTCATTCGCGCACTTCCACAAGAGGGGGTTCGTGACCCCGCCGAGCTGCTTCTTCCACGGGTTGCTGCACAACTACGGGGTCGAGCTGCACCACCTTAATCCCAATGGGGTCCAACACATTGCGGTGTTTGTCGCGCTGTGCGAGTGGTTCCTGGGCGTCGAGTCCAACTTCTCGCtatggaagtacttcttcgcgatcagcctgtaccagaggaccgagaagaaggggagccaaCAGTGGGcgaccccggtgccgatagggtgcgccgccatccacctccactagaaccgcgccaaggaatatatggcgatgaagaccacggcatcccacaaggggtggcatcaacagtggttctacgtgaagaactacgcTAATTCCCCCTGTCAGTGTTCACCGGCCACGTCAtcgaggcggcgccggagctgtgGTCGTACAGCCCGgtagagaaggagaagaagcggatctcCGATTTGCTTTAGGCCATCGAGTACCTGAAGGAAAAAGGCCTGACCGGGGTCGGagttatcggggcgtaccacgctcgGACGGTGGCACCACTGATACTCCGGATTCGCTCACTTGCCGACATGGTTCCCggcgcgccgaccgagggcaccgtccttgcgacgggcGCGCTTGCTCACACCGAGATCCGACAGCGagttcgggaggcgctggatgacaaggacgccgattacctggtgcccggtcaccctccgatgcgcccggacgagaatTTTGTCGAGCTGGTGAGGACTTCGCGCTCTCGTTCTTCTCTTTTGCATTTCTTGGTTCGTCGCTCTGATGAGGGATTCTCGTGTCTGCAGGGCCACATGACCAAGGTCGTGGACTCATGCCCGCCAGTGCCAGAGGACGCTGAGCGGTGGCAGCAGAACCGTCTCCTCAccgagaagcagaagaggcgCAAGGACAAAGAgatggcgaggaagaagaagaaggccaccaAGGAGCTCCATTGGCGGCGGTGGGGCaaggtcgtgtcggacgacaACAACGATGacaatgaggatgaggaggaagacaaggaggagaaggaggaggaggagtacatTCTGGCCTCCCGACCGGGTGCGCTTGTCATCCGAGAGTAGCACCCCCAACCAGCCGCAGGGGACAAGCCGAGTGGACCGCCTACCCGAGACCTGACCCCGCAGGGCTCAGGGGCCGTGGCCGAGGGTTCAGCGCGGGATGCGCCTCGGGAGTCGACGGAACCGACCCCTGACCCTCTACCCACGCCTCGCAAGCAGAGGAGTAGCGGCAAGCGGCCACTaccagatgccccggggtcggcatcGAGCTCGGAGGCGAAACGCGCCCGTCGTCCTCGCGCTAAGGGGGTGTAAGTAGAAATTCTTCACGCATCTTATTCTTTTCCTAGCATCAAGCCGTttttgatgatgttgttgttgtttcacAGTGCCGCCCCTTGGGACTTCGTCCTGCCGCTGGCGTCGAAGAAGGTGCTACGGGTGTCGACCACCTCCGCGGGGCGAGCCGCGACCCTACcggcggtgagcggcggcgtcgctggGGAGACCGTGGAGCCTACCGCGAAGGCAGCCCCTCCGGCGGCAACCGGGGGAAGGGTGCCGCAGCCAGGCACGGGGCAGGGTCCGACCCCTGCTCCGCCTTTTGCCTCTGCGGTCGACCCTGCGGGACAAGGTGTTGCCCCCAAGGTTCCTCCGGCTAGCGAGGTGATAGACCTCGACGATGAGGCGGAGGGGGAGCCCGTGGGGGAGGCATTGGCCGCGGAGGGGGCTCCGATGGTGACAGCAGAGATGGTGGCGGAGGAGATGGGGGCAGTTGCCCTAGTGGCTGCGACAGagatggcggcgacggaggaggagggaacGTCCCCCTCCCCCCCGGCCGCGACGGGGAcaacggcggtggtggaggcaggGACGCCTGCCCCAGCAGCCGCGAcgaaggccgcggcggcggcaggaatgGGAACGCCCGCTCCGGCGGCCGCAACGAagatggtggcagcggcggagaGAGCGGGACGCGCGTCGGCATCGACGACGGCCGTGGGGACTCCGACAGAGATAGCGGCACATGCGCCGGGGTCATCGACGAGGCCGGCAGCGTCAGGGGTGGTGGCGCCTTCCCctacggcggcgtcggggacggTAGTGCCGGGGTTGACCAGAGCGGCTTCCACCCTTGTCCCGGTCAATCCCGTCCCCAAGGCGTGGGGTTGGAGGTCCCGTGAGGACCCAAAGAGACCCCTCTTCGTGCTGGATGATGCCAAGgagtggggcaagtggcaggcggtgcaggacGGGCTTGCAAATGTTCGCGCTGCCCTGTCTTCTgcgatgggggagctggacggtgTCGGTgtccccggtggccaggtacGGTGTTCTCCTCGGTGGTTGTTTTCCTCTTGTTCCTCCGTTGCTAAGCATAATTTGttttgtaggccctccaggaatgcagcTTGGGGAAGTCCAATTTCCTTCGGgtcgagcgggggctctgggatcGCTTCTCCATGGAGAGGCAGCGGACTGGGGAGCTGACTGCCAGGTTGCCGCCGCTCAGCAGGTCATCACTGACCTACGCAGGCGCGAGCAGGTGGCGCGGGAGGACGCGTGGCGGGCGAAGGATAAGTTCCAAGCCATCGTTGAGAAGGCTCACCTCGATCTCGAGGAGTTTTAGGCTGCTACCGAGAAGGACCTCCATGATgctgaggagctcgcacggctgaagggggacTATGAGGCCCTCCAGAAAACCGTCGAGTGTATCCAGCGCGAGCGGCAGAAGGCTTGGCAGGAGCGGGACTCCGAGGCGATCCAGAAGGCTGAGGCAGAGAAGATAGTGGCCGAGCTCGAGGCGGAGGTCAGTCAACTCCAcgtgcaagtgcaggggcttcagaccgccatggcccaggggctcgaccgggagcgtgagctgaaggctcaatctgagggtaaggcttttcttgtttctttgcTTTTGCGGTGCTGCGATGGTTTCTGACTTAGACTTTTGTGGACGGACCTCACAGACGAActcgcccggctgagggagATCCTCGATGTGGAGCGCGCCAAGCACGACAACCTGCGGGACGCGGTCCGCGTTGTTTGTGATGGCCTTGGCGTGGTCGAGGGGGAAGGGACGAGTtcgttggcggctcgtgtcCTTGGGGCGTACCGGCGGGCTCGTGAGATCGCTCAGGAGGCGCTTCACGTTGGCGTGAGGCGGGTCTTCggcgtcttcggctcccactactccggaATCAACTTCGacgggatgagcggggggtatgCCTCCAGCTACTCATAggccgagctggatgagattgacgtgtcggtgctcaacccagcggaggccttggcgaaacttttggaggatgaggccatcctgCCGAAGGACCCAGGGatgagttagctgtatcgggcttagATGCCCCAgaatatgtaaatatgttagtcAACTTTTAACTTGCTTTTGTGATGGCCGCAGAGGCCTTTTTCTATACTTGTtgaaaaaagttttcgatcctctttcttgttttttgggtttggaaagtttagaaTGCGAGTCAGGAGCGTCAGTAAGCGCTCATGAGCGAAGGGAcc containing:
- the LOC101754042 gene encoding uncharacterized protein LOC101754042 isoform X1 yields the protein MDPKPRSLSFPWAPALPSWQILDRFIHRTDRDVEDEADGTASEISYTCTDRPIRASIRVADSPAVSRLYLDWPSRAEFEGRLREPCVIAAHNHSILFRAIVPLEDPMCCKDTASFPIDMFVYSAFSSPPSLHRLRTCFIGGVNNPDEDIYYKPYQRWQQRLMAEDQIGLLCHGSEGGFTVVDFTNLDPEGELCLLHHPALPASASHKNTEEEEADWMIKKVRLPPGPNFRCWITDAIIPLHGRYLCWVDNYQGILVVDVLRASNKSITDQLLHYIPLPDEALQSDRRPHPDGDCPDRARCVCVTADFTLKLVCVTTRKANRARSPFTIRSWTLPNFYRSGQWYRGHTMEAAEFWGLYNGQSLPRVKPWYPLVSLVNPNEFCFLLKEDHTTYWIIEVDMGNKMLKSSAIYINEEEEGCTTDRPRARRIVFDGHSFIPSRISYYLGMDDANKSQELSEMMQKAKQRRVAQKKSQLEVEQAESKEHVAESKAAKCRA
- the LOC101754042 gene encoding uncharacterized protein LOC101754042 isoform X2; protein product: MDPKPRSLSFPWAPALPSWQILDRFIHRTDRDVEDEADGTASEISYTCTDRPIRASIRVADSPAVSRLYLDWPSRAEFEGRLREPCVIAAHNHSILFRAIVPLEDPMCCKDTASFPIDMFVYSAFSSPPSLHRLRTCFIGGVNNPDEDIYYKPYQRWQQRLMAEDQIGLLCHGSEGGFTVVDFTNLDPEGELCLLHHPALPASASHKNTEEEEADWMIKKVRLPPGPNFRCWITDAIIPLHGRYLCWVDNYQGILVVDVLRASNKSITDQLLHYIPLPDEALQSDRRPHPDGDCPDRARCVCVTADFTLKLVCVTTRKANRARSPFTIRSWTLPNFYRSGQWYRGHTMEAAEFWGLYNGQSLPRVKPWYPLVSLVNPNEFCFLLKEDHTTYWIIEVDMGNKMLKSSAIYINEEEEGCTTDRPRARRIVFDGHSFIPSRISYYLGMDDANKRN
- the LOC101755655 gene encoding uncharacterized protein LOC101755655 — its product is MTKVVDSCPPVPEDAERWQQNRLLTEKQKRRKDKEMARKKKKATKELHWRRWGKVVAAPWDFVLPLASKKVLRVSTTSAGRAATLPAVSGGVAGETVEPTAKAAPPAATGGRVPQPGTGQGPTPAPPFASAVDPAGQGVAPKVPPASEVIDLDDEAEGEPVGEALAAEGAPMVTAEMVAEEMGAVALVAATEMAATEEEGTSPSPPAATGTTAVVEAGTPAPAAATKAAAAAGMGTPAPAAATKMVAAAERAGRASASTTAVGTPTEIAAHAPGSSTRPAASGVVAPSPTAASGTVVPGLTRAASTLVPVNPVPKAWGWRSREDPKRPLFVLDDAKEWGKWQAVQDGLANVRAALSSAMGELDGVGVPGGQAATEKDLHDAEELARLKGDYEALQKTVECIQRERQKAWQERDSEAIQKAEAEKIVAELEAEVSQLHVLLWTDLTDELARLREILDVERAKHDNLRDAVRVVCDGLGVVEGEGTSSLAARVLGAYRRAREIAQEALHVGVRRVFGVFGSHYSGINFDGMSGGYASSYS